The Rhinolophus ferrumequinum isolate MPI-CBG mRhiFer1 chromosome 6, mRhiFer1_v1.p, whole genome shotgun sequence genome has a window encoding:
- the MDP1 gene encoding magnesium-dependent phosphatase 1 isoform X3 yields MAGLPELAVFDLDYTLWPFWVDTHVDPPFHKRSDGTVQDRRGQTIQLYPEVPEVLERFRSLGVPVAAASRCYLHSCPEWNESSNPNSRVRDIYKGPSQTLRSSPVDKPHLRHKTEGNQEGIFRCICKLLKCICV; encoded by the exons ATGGCGGGGCTTCCGGAGCTGGCAGTCTTCGACCTGG ATTACACGCTCTGGCCATTCTGGGTGGACACGCACGTAGACCCCCCTTTCCACAAGAGAAg TGATGGAACTGTACAAGATAGGCGAGGCCAGACCATCCAACTGTACCCGGAGGTGCCTGAGGTCCTGGAACGATTTCGGAGCCTTGGGGTGCCCGTCGCTGCCGCTTCACG GTGTTACCTGCATTCATGTCCAGAATGGAATGAATCTTCAAACCCTAACTCAAGGGTTAGAGACATTTACAAAGGCCCAAGCCAGACCCTGAGGTCTAGTCCTGTGGATAAGCCTCATTTGAGGCATAAAACTGAAGGAAATCAGGAAGGCATTTTCAGGTGCATTTGTAAATTATTAAAGTGTATTTGTGTGTGA
- the MDP1 gene encoding magnesium-dependent phosphatase 1 isoform X1, translating into MAGLPELAVFDLDYTLWPFWVDTHVDPPFHKRSDGTVQDRRGQTIQLYPEVPEVLERFRSLGVPVAAASRTGEIKGAKQLLELFDLVRYFVHQEIYPGSKVTHFERLQQKTGVPFSQMIFFDDEMRNIVDVSKLGTEWCYLHSCPEWNESSNPNSRVRDIYKGPSQTLRSSPVDKPHLRHKTEGNQEGIFRCICKLLKCICV; encoded by the exons ATGGCGGGGCTTCCGGAGCTGGCAGTCTTCGACCTGG ATTACACGCTCTGGCCATTCTGGGTGGACACGCACGTAGACCCCCCTTTCCACAAGAGAAg TGATGGAACTGTACAAGATAGGCGAGGCCAGACCATCCAACTGTACCCGGAGGTGCCTGAGGTCCTGGAACGATTTCGGAGCCTTGGGGTGCCCGTCGCTGCCGCTTCACG GACAGGCGAGATTAAAGGGGCCAAACAGCTACTGGAGCTCTTTGACCTTGTGCGATACTTTGTTCATCAGGAAATCTATCCAGGCAGCAAGGTCACACACTTTGAGAG ATTGCAGCAGAAGACTGGAGTTCCTTTCTCCCAGATGATCTTCTTTGATGATGAGATGCGGAATATTGTAGACGTCAGCAAACTGGGTACTGAGTG GTGTTACCTGCATTCATGTCCAGAATGGAATGAATCTTCAAACCCTAACTCAAGGGTTAGAGACATTTACAAAGGCCCAAGCCAGACCCTGAGGTCTAGTCCTGTGGATAAGCCTCATTTGAGGCATAAAACTGAAGGAAATCAGGAAGGCATTTTCAGGTGCATTTGTAAATTATTAAAGTGTATTTGTGTGTGA
- the MDP1 gene encoding magnesium-dependent phosphatase 1 isoform X2 produces MAGLPELAVFDLDYTLWPFWVDTHVDPPFHKRSDGTVQDRRGQTIQLYPEVPEVLERFRSLGVPVAAASRTGEIKGAKQLLELFDLVRYFVHQEIYPGSKVTHFERLQQKTGVPFSQMIFFDDEMRNIVDVSKLGVTCIHVQNGMNLQTLTQGLETFTKAQARP; encoded by the exons ATGGCGGGGCTTCCGGAGCTGGCAGTCTTCGACCTGG ATTACACGCTCTGGCCATTCTGGGTGGACACGCACGTAGACCCCCCTTTCCACAAGAGAAg TGATGGAACTGTACAAGATAGGCGAGGCCAGACCATCCAACTGTACCCGGAGGTGCCTGAGGTCCTGGAACGATTTCGGAGCCTTGGGGTGCCCGTCGCTGCCGCTTCACG GACAGGCGAGATTAAAGGGGCCAAACAGCTACTGGAGCTCTTTGACCTTGTGCGATACTTTGTTCATCAGGAAATCTATCCAGGCAGCAAGGTCACACACTTTGAGAG ATTGCAGCAGAAGACTGGAGTTCCTTTCTCCCAGATGATCTTCTTTGATGATGAGATGCGGAATATTGTAGACGTCAGCAAACTGG GTGTTACCTGCATTCATGTCCAGAATGGAATGAATCTTCAAACCCTAACTCAAGGGTTAGAGACATTTACAAAGGCCCAAGCCAGACCCTGA
- the NEDD8 gene encoding NEDD8 — MLIKVKTLTGKEIEIDIEPTDKVERIKERVEEKEGIPPQQQRLIYSGKQMNDEKTAADYKILGGSVLHLVLALRGGGGLSQ, encoded by the exons ATGCTAATTAAAGTGAAG ACGCTGACCGGAAAGGAGATTGAGATTGACATTGAACCCACAGACAAG GTGGAGCGAATCAAGGAACgtgtggaagagaaagaaggaatccCCCCACAGCAGCAGCGGCTCATCTACAGTGGTAAACAGAT GAATGATGAGAAGACAGCAGCTGATTACAAAATCCTTGGTGGTTCAGTCCTCCACCTGGTGTTGGCTCTGAGAGGAGGAGGTGGTCTTAGTCAGTGA
- the GMPR2 gene encoding GMP reductase 2 isoform X1 has protein sequence MPHIDIDVKLDFKDVLLRPKRSTLKSRSEVDLTRSFAFRNSKQMYTGIPIIAANMDTVGTFEMAKVLCKFSLFTAVHKHYSLEQWKEFASQNPDCLEHLAASSGTGSSDFEQLEQILEAIPQVKYICLDVANGYSEHFVEFVKDVRKCFPKHTIMAGNVVTGEMVEELILSGADIIKVGIGPGSVCTTRKKTGVGYPQLSAVMECADAAHGLKGHIISVRPKGRGCQTSGLSAVHGSFDRGGSGLLGSCQLEVGSWDIAERAWEIHAVPTVLLTLQDGGCSCPGDVAKAFGAGADFVMLGGMLAGHSESGGELIERDGKKYKLFYGMSSEIAMKKYAGGVADYRASEGKTVQVPFKGDVEHTIRDILGGIRSTCTYVGAAKLKELSRRTTFIRVTQQVNPIFSDVS, from the exons ATGCCTCATATCGACATCGACGTCAAACTGGACTTTAAGGATGTCTTGTTGAGGCCCAAACGCAGTACCCTTAAGTCTCGAAGTGAG GTAGATCTCACAAGATCCTTTGCGTTTAGAAACTCAAAGCAGATGTACACTGGGATCCCCATCATTGCTGCCAATATGGATACTGTTGGCACCTTTGAGATGGCCAAGGTTCTCTGTAAG tTCTCCCTCTTCACTGCTGTCCATAAACACTACAGCCTCGAGCAGTGGAAAGAGTTTGCCAGCCAGAATCCTGACTGTCTTGAG CACTTGGCTGCCAGCTCAGGCACAGGTTCTTCTGACTTTGAGCAGCTGGAACAGATCCTGGAAGCTATTCCCCAGGTGAAATACATATGCCTGGACGTGGCAAATGGCTACTCTGAACACTTCGTTGAATTTGTAAAGGATGTGCGGAAGTGCTTCCCTAAACACACCATCATG GCAGGGAATGTGGTAACAGGAGAGATGGTGGAAGAGCTGATCCTCTCTGGGGCTGACATCATCAAAGTGGGAATTGGACCAG GCTCTGTGTGTACCACCCGGAAGAAAACTGGAGTGGGGTATCCGCAGCTCAGTGCAGTGATGGAGTGTGCAGATGCTGCTCACGGCCTCAAAGGCCACATCATTTCAGTAAGGCCCAAGGGCAGGGGATGCCAAACATCTGGGCTTTCTGCCGTCCATGGGAGCTTTGATAGAGGTGGATCAGGACTCCTAGGTTCCTGTCAGCTTGAGGTGGGCAGTTGGGACATCGCTGAGAGGGCTTGGGAAATCCATGCTGTCCCGACAGTGCTCCTTACTTTGCAGGATGGAGGCTGCAGCTGTCCTGGAGATGTGGCCAAGGCATTCG GGGCAGGGGCTGACTTCGTGATGCTGGGTGGCATGTTGGCTGGGCACAGTGAGTCAGGTGGTGAGCTCATCGAGAGGGATGGCAAGAAGTACAAGCTCTTCTATGGAATGAGTTCTGAGATAGCCATGAAGAAGTATGCTGGGGGCGTGGCTGACTACAG GGCCTCAGAGGGTAAGACAGTACAGGTGCCCTTCAAAGGGGATGTGGAACATACCATCCGAGACATCCTTGGAGGCATCCGCTCCACATGTACCTACGTGGGAGCAGCTAAGCTGAAGGAGCTGAGCCGGAGAACTACCTTCATTCGTGTCACCCAGCAGGTGAATCCAATCTTCAGTGACGTCAGCTAG
- the GMPR2 gene encoding GMP reductase 2 isoform X2 — protein MPHIDIDVKLDFKDVLLRPKRSTLKSRSEVDLTRSFAFRNSKQMYTGIPIIAANMDTVGTFEMAKVLCKFSLFTAVHKHYSLEQWKEFASQNPDCLEHLAASSGTGSSDFEQLEQILEAIPQVKYICLDVANGYSEHFVEFVKDVRKCFPKHTIMAGNVVTGEMVEELILSGADIIKVGIGPGSVCTTRKKTGVGYPQLSAVMECADAAHGLKGHIISDGGCSCPGDVAKAFGAGADFVMLGGMLAGHSESGGELIERDGKKYKLFYGMSSEIAMKKYAGGVADYRASEGKTVQVPFKGDVEHTIRDILGGIRSTCTYVGAAKLKELSRRTTFIRVTQQVNPIFSDVS, from the exons ATGCCTCATATCGACATCGACGTCAAACTGGACTTTAAGGATGTCTTGTTGAGGCCCAAACGCAGTACCCTTAAGTCTCGAAGTGAG GTAGATCTCACAAGATCCTTTGCGTTTAGAAACTCAAAGCAGATGTACACTGGGATCCCCATCATTGCTGCCAATATGGATACTGTTGGCACCTTTGAGATGGCCAAGGTTCTCTGTAAG tTCTCCCTCTTCACTGCTGTCCATAAACACTACAGCCTCGAGCAGTGGAAAGAGTTTGCCAGCCAGAATCCTGACTGTCTTGAG CACTTGGCTGCCAGCTCAGGCACAGGTTCTTCTGACTTTGAGCAGCTGGAACAGATCCTGGAAGCTATTCCCCAGGTGAAATACATATGCCTGGACGTGGCAAATGGCTACTCTGAACACTTCGTTGAATTTGTAAAGGATGTGCGGAAGTGCTTCCCTAAACACACCATCATG GCAGGGAATGTGGTAACAGGAGAGATGGTGGAAGAGCTGATCCTCTCTGGGGCTGACATCATCAAAGTGGGAATTGGACCAG GCTCTGTGTGTACCACCCGGAAGAAAACTGGAGTGGGGTATCCGCAGCTCAGTGCAGTGATGGAGTGTGCAGATGCTGCTCACGGCCTCAAAGGCCACATCATTTCA GATGGAGGCTGCAGCTGTCCTGGAGATGTGGCCAAGGCATTCG GGGCAGGGGCTGACTTCGTGATGCTGGGTGGCATGTTGGCTGGGCACAGTGAGTCAGGTGGTGAGCTCATCGAGAGGGATGGCAAGAAGTACAAGCTCTTCTATGGAATGAGTTCTGAGATAGCCATGAAGAAGTATGCTGGGGGCGTGGCTGACTACAG GGCCTCAGAGGGTAAGACAGTACAGGTGCCCTTCAAAGGGGATGTGGAACATACCATCCGAGACATCCTTGGAGGCATCCGCTCCACATGTACCTACGTGGGAGCAGCTAAGCTGAAGGAGCTGAGCCGGAGAACTACCTTCATTCGTGTCACCCAGCAGGTGAATCCAATCTTCAGTGACGTCAGCTAG
- the TINF2 gene encoding TERF1-interacting nuclear factor 2 isoform X3, which yields MATPPGAGPAALRFAAAASWQVVRGRCVENFPRVLEFLRSLRVAAPGLVRYRHHERLCMGLKAKMVVEMILQGRPWAQVLNALHRHFPESGPVVRDPKATKQDLKKISEAQEAFCQQVKRLVEAPVDLASKLQELQQEYGEPFLAAMEKLFFEYLCQLEKALPPPQAQQLQDVLSWMQPGASVTSSFALSQYGVDMEWPLPECSVANSVNMTEPTEQSPPQQPRPALHHLPKATPGPHLPQEPASRMHPEPLAGHHFSLAPLGRRRIRSQWASTRVGRKERPTVMLFPFRNLGSPTQVISKPENREEHGTHMADAAGAVGTRAASTGKSRSPNQTLGGRAMKNPVDLSASEQKENCWDCPMESLRLSSPPRARKPVCLPSPCSPVITIGDLVLDSDEEENGQREGKDSCSLHPAK from the exons ATGGCCACACCCCCGGGGGCCGGTCCCGCTGCTCTGCGCTTTGCAGCCGCTGCCAGCTGGCAAGTAGTCCGCGGACGCTGCGTGGAAAATTTCCCGCGAGTATTGGAATTTCTGCGATCCCTGCGCGTTGCTGCCCCTGGCTTGGTTCGCTACCGCCACCACGAACGCCTGTGTATGGGGCTAAAGGCCAAG ATGGTGGTGGAGATGATCCTGCAGGGCCGGCCTTGGGCCCAGGTTTTGAATGCCCTGCATCGCCACTTCCCAGAGTCTGGACCTGTAGTGCGGGACCCCAAAGCT ACAAAGCAGGATCTGAAGAAGATCTCAGAGGCACAGGAAGCCTTTTGCCAGCAAGTGAAGCGGCTGGTAGAGGCCCCTGTGGATTTGGCTTCAAAGCTGCAG GAACTTCAACAGGAGTATGGGGAACCCTTTCTGGCTGCTATGGAAAAgctattttttgaatatttgtgtcAGCTGGAAAAAGCACTGCCTCCTCCGCAGGCACAGCAG CTTCAGGATGTGCTGAGTTGGATGCAGCCTGGAGCTTCTGTCACTTCTTCTTTTGCTTTGAGCCAGTATGGTGTGGACATGGAGTGGCCACTGCCAG aGTGCTCTGTTGCTAATTCAGTGAACATGACAGAACCCACGGAGCAGAGTCCTCCTCAGCAACCAAGACCAGCACTCCACCACCTGCCAAAAGCCACCCCTGGCCCACACCTTCCTCAGGAACCAGCCTCAAGGATGCACCCAGAACCACTGGCTGGTCACCACTTCAGTTTGGCCCCTCTAGGCCGGCGAAGAATCCGGTCCCAGTGGGCATCCACTAGGGTAGGCCGTAAGGAGCGCCCCACAGTCATGCTGTTCCCCTTTAGGAATCTGGGTTCACCAACCCAGGTCATATCTAAACCTGAGAACAGGGAAGAACATGGGACACACATGGCAGATGCAGCAGGTGCTGTTGGTACAAGAGCAGCCTCCACTGGAAAGTCTAGGAGTCCAAATCAGACCCTGGGCGGAAGGGCTATGAAGAACCCAGTTGACCTGTCTGCCTCAGAGCAAAAGGA GAATTGCTGGGATTGCCCCATGGAGTCCCTGAGACTGTCATCGCCTCCTAGGGCCAGGAAACCAG TGTGTCTCCCATCTCCGTGCAGCCCTGTCATTACCATAGGGGACTTGGTTTTGGACTCTGATGAGGAAGAAAATggccagagggaaggaaag GACAGCTGCAGCCTCCATCCTGCAAAGTAA
- the TINF2 gene encoding TERF1-interacting nuclear factor 2 isoform X1 encodes MATPPGAGPAALRFAAAASWQVVRGRCVENFPRVLEFLRSLRVAAPGLVRYRHHERLCMGLKAKMVVEMILQGRPWAQVLNALHRHFPESGPVVRDPKATKQDLKKISEAQEAFCQQVKRLVEAPVDLASKLQELQQEYGEPFLAAMEKLFFEYLCQLEKALPPPQAQQLQDVLSWMQPGASVTSSFALSQYGVDMEWPLPECSVANSVNMTEPTEQSPPQQPRPALHHLPKATPGPHLPQEPASRMHPEPLAGHHFSLAPLGRRRIRSQWASTRVGRKERPTVMLFPFRNLGSPTQVISKPENREEHGTHMADAAGAVGTRAASTGKSRSPNQTLGGRAMKNPVDLSASEQKENCWDCPMESLRLSSPPRARKPVCLPSPCSPVITIGDLVLDSDEEENGQREGKEFLENYEKTKFNTLIPTFCEYLPASSPSIMPVPSHDHTDSRALDS; translated from the exons ATGGCCACACCCCCGGGGGCCGGTCCCGCTGCTCTGCGCTTTGCAGCCGCTGCCAGCTGGCAAGTAGTCCGCGGACGCTGCGTGGAAAATTTCCCGCGAGTATTGGAATTTCTGCGATCCCTGCGCGTTGCTGCCCCTGGCTTGGTTCGCTACCGCCACCACGAACGCCTGTGTATGGGGCTAAAGGCCAAG ATGGTGGTGGAGATGATCCTGCAGGGCCGGCCTTGGGCCCAGGTTTTGAATGCCCTGCATCGCCACTTCCCAGAGTCTGGACCTGTAGTGCGGGACCCCAAAGCT ACAAAGCAGGATCTGAAGAAGATCTCAGAGGCACAGGAAGCCTTTTGCCAGCAAGTGAAGCGGCTGGTAGAGGCCCCTGTGGATTTGGCTTCAAAGCTGCAG GAACTTCAACAGGAGTATGGGGAACCCTTTCTGGCTGCTATGGAAAAgctattttttgaatatttgtgtcAGCTGGAAAAAGCACTGCCTCCTCCGCAGGCACAGCAG CTTCAGGATGTGCTGAGTTGGATGCAGCCTGGAGCTTCTGTCACTTCTTCTTTTGCTTTGAGCCAGTATGGTGTGGACATGGAGTGGCCACTGCCAG aGTGCTCTGTTGCTAATTCAGTGAACATGACAGAACCCACGGAGCAGAGTCCTCCTCAGCAACCAAGACCAGCACTCCACCACCTGCCAAAAGCCACCCCTGGCCCACACCTTCCTCAGGAACCAGCCTCAAGGATGCACCCAGAACCACTGGCTGGTCACCACTTCAGTTTGGCCCCTCTAGGCCGGCGAAGAATCCGGTCCCAGTGGGCATCCACTAGGGTAGGCCGTAAGGAGCGCCCCACAGTCATGCTGTTCCCCTTTAGGAATCTGGGTTCACCAACCCAGGTCATATCTAAACCTGAGAACAGGGAAGAACATGGGACACACATGGCAGATGCAGCAGGTGCTGTTGGTACAAGAGCAGCCTCCACTGGAAAGTCTAGGAGTCCAAATCAGACCCTGGGCGGAAGGGCTATGAAGAACCCAGTTGACCTGTCTGCCTCAGAGCAAAAGGA GAATTGCTGGGATTGCCCCATGGAGTCCCTGAGACTGTCATCGCCTCCTAGGGCCAGGAAACCAG TGTGTCTCCCATCTCCGTGCAGCCCTGTCATTACCATAGGGGACTTGGTTTTGGACTCTGATGAGGAAGAAAATggccagagggaaggaaag GAGTTTTTGGAAAACTATGAGAAGACAAAGTTTAACACTCTGATCCCCACCTTCTGTGAATACCTCCCCGCTTCTAGCCCCAGTATCATGCCTGTCCCTTCCCATGACCATACAGACTCTAGAGCTCTAGACTCCTGA
- the TINF2 gene encoding TERF1-interacting nuclear factor 2 isoform X2: MATPPGAGPAALRFAAAASWQVVRGRCVENFPRVLEFLRSLRVAAPGLVRYRHHERLCMGLKAKMVVEMILQGRPWAQVLNALHRHFPESGPVVRDPKATKQDLKKISEAQEAFCQQVKRLVEAPVDLASKLQELQQEYGEPFLAAMEKLFFEYLCQLEKALPPPQLQDVLSWMQPGASVTSSFALSQYGVDMEWPLPECSVANSVNMTEPTEQSPPQQPRPALHHLPKATPGPHLPQEPASRMHPEPLAGHHFSLAPLGRRRIRSQWASTRVGRKERPTVMLFPFRNLGSPTQVISKPENREEHGTHMADAAGAVGTRAASTGKSRSPNQTLGGRAMKNPVDLSASEQKENCWDCPMESLRLSSPPRARKPVCLPSPCSPVITIGDLVLDSDEEENGQREGKEFLENYEKTKFNTLIPTFCEYLPASSPSIMPVPSHDHTDSRALDS, from the exons ATGGCCACACCCCCGGGGGCCGGTCCCGCTGCTCTGCGCTTTGCAGCCGCTGCCAGCTGGCAAGTAGTCCGCGGACGCTGCGTGGAAAATTTCCCGCGAGTATTGGAATTTCTGCGATCCCTGCGCGTTGCTGCCCCTGGCTTGGTTCGCTACCGCCACCACGAACGCCTGTGTATGGGGCTAAAGGCCAAG ATGGTGGTGGAGATGATCCTGCAGGGCCGGCCTTGGGCCCAGGTTTTGAATGCCCTGCATCGCCACTTCCCAGAGTCTGGACCTGTAGTGCGGGACCCCAAAGCT ACAAAGCAGGATCTGAAGAAGATCTCAGAGGCACAGGAAGCCTTTTGCCAGCAAGTGAAGCGGCTGGTAGAGGCCCCTGTGGATTTGGCTTCAAAGCTGCAG GAACTTCAACAGGAGTATGGGGAACCCTTTCTGGCTGCTATGGAAAAgctattttttgaatatttgtgtcAGCTGGAAAAAGCACTGCCTCCTCCGCAG CTTCAGGATGTGCTGAGTTGGATGCAGCCTGGAGCTTCTGTCACTTCTTCTTTTGCTTTGAGCCAGTATGGTGTGGACATGGAGTGGCCACTGCCAG aGTGCTCTGTTGCTAATTCAGTGAACATGACAGAACCCACGGAGCAGAGTCCTCCTCAGCAACCAAGACCAGCACTCCACCACCTGCCAAAAGCCACCCCTGGCCCACACCTTCCTCAGGAACCAGCCTCAAGGATGCACCCAGAACCACTGGCTGGTCACCACTTCAGTTTGGCCCCTCTAGGCCGGCGAAGAATCCGGTCCCAGTGGGCATCCACTAGGGTAGGCCGTAAGGAGCGCCCCACAGTCATGCTGTTCCCCTTTAGGAATCTGGGTTCACCAACCCAGGTCATATCTAAACCTGAGAACAGGGAAGAACATGGGACACACATGGCAGATGCAGCAGGTGCTGTTGGTACAAGAGCAGCCTCCACTGGAAAGTCTAGGAGTCCAAATCAGACCCTGGGCGGAAGGGCTATGAAGAACCCAGTTGACCTGTCTGCCTCAGAGCAAAAGGA GAATTGCTGGGATTGCCCCATGGAGTCCCTGAGACTGTCATCGCCTCCTAGGGCCAGGAAACCAG TGTGTCTCCCATCTCCGTGCAGCCCTGTCATTACCATAGGGGACTTGGTTTTGGACTCTGATGAGGAAGAAAATggccagagggaaggaaag GAGTTTTTGGAAAACTATGAGAAGACAAAGTTTAACACTCTGATCCCCACCTTCTGTGAATACCTCCCCGCTTCTAGCCCCAGTATCATGCCTGTCCCTTCCCATGACCATACAGACTCTAGAGCTCTAGACTCCTGA
- the TGM1 gene encoding protein-glutamine gamma-glutamyltransferase K, giving the protein MMDGPRSDMGRWSGSPWQPPATPSPEPEPEPDRRSRRGGRSFWARCCACCSCRSGADDDWGPESGSRDRGSSSGGRRPDHRGSDSRRPISRGSGVNAAGDGTIREGMLVVTGVDLLSLRSDQNRREHHTDEFEYDELILRRGQPFHMVLYLSRPYESSDRVTLELHIGNNPEVGKGTHVIIPVGKGGSGGWRAQVTKSSGQNLNLRVHTSPNAIIGKFQFTVRTHSGAGEFLLPFDPHNEIYILFNPWCSEDIVYVDREDWRQEYVLNESGRIYYGTEAQIGERTWNYGQFDHGVLDACLYILDRRGMPYGGRGDPVSVSRVVSAMVNSLDDNGVLIGNWSGDYSRGTNPSAWVGSVEILLSYLRTGYSVPYGQCWVFAGVTTTVLRCLGLATRTITNFNSAHDTDTSLTMDIYFDENMKPLEHLNHDSVWNFHVWNDCWMKRPDLPSGFDGWQVVDATPQETSSGIFCCGPCSVESIKNGLVYMKYDTPFIFAEVNSDKVYWQRQDDGSFKIVYVEEKAIGTLIITKAIGSNMREEVTHIYKHPEGSEAERKAVETATAHGSKPNVYATRDSTEDVAVQVETQDAVMGQDLTVCVVLTNRGSSRRTVKLHLYLSVTFYTGVTGPVFKENKKEVVLAPGASDRVTMPVAYKEYQPHLVDQGAMLLNVSGHVKENGQVLAKQHTFRLRTPDLSLSLLGAAMVGQECEVQIVFKNPLPVTLTNVVFRLEGSGLQRPKILNVGDIGGNETVTLRQTFVPVRPGPRQLIASLDSPQLSQVHGVIQVDVAPASGGRGVFSDAGTDGPSGETIPMASRGGA; this is encoded by the exons ATGATGGACGGTCCTCGTTCAGACATGGGCCGCTGGAGTGGGAGCCCCTGGCAGCCCCCTGCCACACCTTccccagagccagagccagagccagacaGGCGGTCTCGTCGTGGGGGACGTTCTTTCTGGGCTCGCTGCTGTGCCTGCTGCTCCTGTCGGAGTGGGGCAGATGATGACTGGGGGCCTGAGTCTGGCTCCAGGGATCGAGGGTCCAGCTCTGGGGGCCGAAGACCCGACCACCGTGGCTCAGACTCCCGCCGGCCAATTTCCCGGGGCAGTGGTGTGAATGCAGCTGGAGATGGCACCATCCGAG AGGGCATGCTGGTGGTGACCGGTGTGGATCTGCTGAGTTTACGCTCAGATCAGAACCGCCGAGAGCACCACACGGATGAGTTCGAGTATGACGAACTGATCCTGCGCCGTGGGCAGCCTTTCCACATGGTCCTCTACCTGTCTCGGCCCTATGAGTCCTCCGATCGTGTGACCCTGGAACTGCACATTG GAAACAACCCTGAGGTGGGCAAGGGCACCCATGTGATCATCCCAGTGGGCAAGGGAGGCAGTGGAGGCTGGAGGGCCCAGGTGACCAAGTCCAGCGGACAGAATCTGAACCTACGGGTCCACACCTCCCCCAATGCCATCATCGGCAAGTTTCAGTTCACGGTCCGCACACACTCGGGGGCTGGCGAGTTCCTGTTGCCCTTCGACCCCCACAATGAGATCTACATCCTCTTCAATCCCTGGTGCTCAG AGGACATCGTGTACGTGGACCGTGAGGATTGGCGGCAGGAATACGTGCTTAATGAGTCTGGGAGAATTTACTACGGGACTGAAGCACAGATTGGCGAGCGAACCTGGAACTACGGCCAG TTTGACCACGGGGTGCTGGATGCCTGCCTGTACATCCTGGACCGGCGGGGCATGCCATACGGAGGCCGAGGGGACCCAGTCAGTGTCTCCCGGGTCGTCTCTGCCATG GTGAACTCCCTGGATGACAATGGGGTCCTGATTGGGAACTGGTCTGGCGATTACTCCCGAGGCACCAACCCGTCAGCGTGGGTGGGCAGCGTGGAGATCCTACTCAGCTACCTACGCACTGGCTATTCTGTCCCCTATGGCCAGTGCTGGGTCTTCGCCGGTGTGACCACCACAG TGCTGCGCTGCCTGGGCCTGGCTACCCGTACCATCACCAACTTCAATTCAGCACATGACACCGACACGTCCCTCACCATGGACATCTACTTTGATGAGAACATGAAGCCTCTGGAACACCTGAACCACGATTCTGTTTG GAACTTCCACGTGTGGAACGACTGTTGGATGAAGAGGCCGGATCTGCCCTCTGGCTTTgatggatggcaggttgtggatgcCACACCCCAGGAGACCAGCAGTG GCATCTTCTGCTGTGGGCCCTGCTCCGTGGAGTCCATCAAGAATGGCCTGGTCTACATGAAGTATGATACACCCTTCATTTTCGCTGAG GTGAACAGTGACAAGGTTTACTGGCAGCGGCAGGACGATGGCAGCTTCAAGATTGTGTATGTGGAGGAGAAGGCCATTGGCACACTCATCATCACAAAGGCCATTGGCTCCAACATGCGGGAGGAGGTCACCCACATCTATAAGCACCCAGAAG GCTCAGAAGCAGAACGCAAGGCCGTGGAGACAGCAACCGCCCATGGCAGCAAACCCAACGTGTATGCCACCCGGGACTCCACTGAGGACGTGGCAGTACAGGTGGAGACCCAGGATGCAGTGATGGGGCAGGACCTGACGGTCTGCGTGGTGCTAACCAATCGCGGCAGCAGCCGCCGCACTGTGAAGCTGCACCTCTACCTCTCAGTCACCTTCTACACGGGCGTCACAGGGCCCGTCTTCAAGGAGAACAAGAAGGAAGTGGTGCTGGCGCCAGGGGCCT CGGACCGCGTGACCATGCCTGTGGCCTACAAGGAATACCAGCCCCATCTCGTGGACCAGGGGGCCATGCTGCTCAACGTGTCGGGCCACGTCAAGGAGAACGGGCAGGTGCTGGCCAAGCAGCACACCTTCCGTCTGCGCACCCCGGACCTCTCCCTCTCG CTGTTGGGAGCAGCCATGGTTGGCCAGGAGTGTGAAGTACAGATTGTCTTCAAGAACCCCCTGCCTGTCACACTCACCAACGTCGTCTTCCGGCTCGAGGGCTCCGGGTTACAGAGACCCAAGATCCTCAACGTTGG GGACATTGGGGGCAACGAGACAGTGACACTGCGCCAGACATTCGTGCCTGTGCGACCAGGCCCCCGCCAGCTCATCGCCAGCTTGGACAGCCCCCAGCTCTCCCAGGTGCATGGTGTCATCCAGGTGGATGTGGCCCCAGCCTCCGGGGGCAGGGGCGTCTTCTCAGATGCTGGAACTGACGGTCCCTCAGGAGAGACCATCCCTATGGCTTCCCGAGGGGGCGCTTAG